From a region of the Lactuca sativa cultivar Salinas chromosome 4, Lsat_Salinas_v11, whole genome shotgun sequence genome:
- the LOC111896363 gene encoding probable E3 ubiquitin-protein ligase ARI8 has protein sequence MQPMDSDLDPALLRYASPVFSDDEDYFDDDYTGDDYNDGDDGIDVDDGADDSNVLINSVSCTSKKSYVILKEEDLFQRQEEDITRVIAVLPMIPRDTACLLLLRYNWIVNSVHEAWFEDEDKVRRFVGLPDVDPAIKFPQSGKEFVDCGICFESIRKRNTATCGCDHQFCKTCWTAYVCTAIDDGPGCLTLKCPEPSCDAAVGPDMVKALAPANKKKRYARFLLMSYVESNEKIKWCTGPGCDYAVEFNDDSETGNYDVSCLCKHTFCWKCMEDAHRPLGCETVAKWVLKNSTEAENTNWILAYTKPCPKCKRSIEKNHGCMHMTCRPPCGFEFCWLCLGPYVGHDGRACNRYTKSQEGGLIPESERQRELAKKAIERYTHYYERWAANEKSRKQALSDMHRIDEIHIKTLSLNFCQPESQLHFIIDAWLQIVECRRVLKWTYAYGYYIPKEEEAKKSFFEYVQGEAESGLERLHLCAEKELQSYITKEGDEKEKPSEEQFSNFRVKLVDLTIVTRSYFENLVRALQSGLSEVGNSGSGSDQGAAGGSKGRTRGSTGADGSKRMKITMSSGDYDL, from the coding sequence ATGCAACCCATGGATTCCGACCTTGATCCTGCTCTTTTGCGATATGCATCCCCTGTTTTTTCTGATGATGAAGATTACTTCGATGATGACTATACTGGCGACGATTATAACGATGGTGATGATGGCATTGATGTAGATGATGGAGCCGATGATTCCAATGTTCTGATCAATAGCGTAAGTTGTACTAGCAAGAAAAGCTATGTGATACTGAAAGAAGAGGACCTCTTTCAGCGTCAAGAAGAAGACATCACTAGGGTTATCGCGGTTCTACCGATGATCCCGAGAGATACTGCGTGCCTGCTGTTGCTGCGTTATAATTGGATTGTGAATAGTGTTCACGAAGCTTGGTTTGAAGACGAAGATAAAGTTCGCAGATTTGTTGGTTTACCGGACGTTGATCCGGCTATTAAGTTCCCTCAATCAGGTAAAGAATTTGTCGATTGTGGGATTTGTTTTGAATCGATTAGAAAGCGTAACACTGCGACATGTGGATGCGATCATCAATTCTGTAAGACGTGTTGGACGGCTTACGTTTGCACCGCCATCGACGACGGCCCTGGATGCTTAACTCTAAAGTGTCCCGAACCTTCTTGTGACGCTGCTGTTGGTCCGGACATGGTCAAAGCGTTGGCTCCGGCGAACAAAAAGAAAAGATACGCCCGTTTTCTTCTCATGTCTTATGTCGAGAGCAACGAGAAGATCAAATGGTGCACTGGTCCAGGCTGCGATTACGCTGTAGAATTCAACGATGATTCCGAAACTGGTAACTACGATGTTTCTTGTCTCTGTAAGCATACTTTCTGCTGGAAGTGTATGGAAGACGCTCATCGTCCTCTAGGTTGTGAAACCGTAGCTAAATGGGTTCTCAAAAACAGCACCGAAGCTGAAAACACAAACTGGATCCTCGCATACACAAAGCCATGTCCGAAATGCAAACGATCAATTGAAAAGAACCATGGTTGTATGCACATGACTTGCAGACCTCCATGTGGATTCGAGTTCTGTTGGCTATGTCTTGGCCCATATGTAGGACACGATGGAAGAGCATGCAATCGATATACGAAATCCCAAGAAGGTGGACTAATTCCCGAATCTGAACGACAAAGAGAGTTAGCTAAAAAAGCAATAGAAAGATACACACATTACTACGAACGATGGGCTGCAAATGaaaaatcaagaaaacaagcACTTTCAGACATGCATAGAATCGATGAAATCCATATCAAAACACTGAGCTTGAATTTCTGTCAACCAGAATCACAACTACATTTCATCATAGACGCGTGGTTACAAATAGTGGAATGTAGACGAGTTCTTAAATGGACATACGCATATGGATACTACATACCCAAAGAAGAAGAAGCAAAGAAATCTTTTTTTGAATACGTACAAGGAGAAGCAGAATCCGGATTAGAAAGACTCCATCTTTGTGCAGAAAAGGAGCTTCAAAGTTACATTACAAAGGAAGGAGATGAAAAGGAAAAACCCAGTGAAGAACAGTTTAGTAATTTCAGAGTGAAGTTGGTTGATTTGACTATTGTGACTCGATCTTATTTTGAGAATTTGGTGAGGGCTTTACAGAGTGGGCTTTCGGAGGTTGGTAATAGTGGAAGTGGTTCGGACCAGGGTGCAGCAGGTGGTTCCAAGGGTCGAACCAGGGGGAGCACTGGTGCTGATGGTTCCAAGAGGATGAAGATCACGATGTCGAGTGGTGATTATGATTTGTGA